A segment of the Alistipes communis genome:
TACAGAAAGGATAAACAGGTTTTGGTCGATGAGGTCGAGGCGGAGGTCGAAGTGATTAAAGTCGATGGTTCGACGGTGTGGATGACCTTCTATGTTCAGACCGATATCCTGTATTCCGGCTGCCTGGTGGTCGGGTTGACGGATTGATGCGGCATTGTTCGAGATATTTACCGATGCCCTGAGGTTGTATGAAAATCGCGCAGTGTCGGGAATGATTTTTCCCTCCTGCGCGATTTTTGAATAATATGTTTGACTAACCCCGAACAGGTTCATTTACACCTGTCAACCTGGTAGATATAAATAAAATGAAGACGATACCTCGTAGCCCTTTGCATTGGGTCACGAGCCTGTACTTTGCCATGGGCCTGCCGTTCGTCGTTCTGAACATGGTCTCGGCAGTGCTGTTCAAGGACCTCGGCGTCACGGATGCCCGGATTGCTTTCTGGACGTCGTTGATCATGTGGCCGTGGACGATCAAGTTTCTTTGGAGTCCGTTTTTGGAGTTCTACCGCACGAAGAAATTCTGGGTCGTCGCGACGCAGTTTCTCAGCGGTGTGTTGTTCGGCTTGGCGGCCTTGTCGCTGCACCTGCCGTCGTTCTTCGCCGTTACGGTCGCGTTGTTCGCGGCGGTTGCTTTCAGCGGTGCCACGCACGACATCGCGGCCGACGGGGTCTATATGGCTGAACTCTCGACGGAGGATCAGGCGAAGTATATCGGTTGGCAGGGGGCGTTCTACAACCTTGCCAAACTTGTCGCCACGGGCGGCCTCGTGTGGTTGGCGGGGTGGCTCTACGAGAGCTTCTCGGCGGAGGGTACGGCGACGTTCGGCGCTTACGTGCGTTCGTGGACGGCGGTGCTTGTCATCCTGTGCGCCGCGCTCGTCGCACTGGGGGCCTACCACCTGCGTGCGCTCCCCTCGGGCGGCGGCGCCGCCGAACGCCGCTCGCTTCGGGAGGGCCTTTCGGGCCTGAAAGAGGTTATCGCGGCGTTCTTCACCAAGCGGCATATCTGGTACTACATCGCCTTCATCATCCTGTATCGGCTGGGCGAGGGGTTCGTGATGAAGATCGTGCCGCTGTTCCTCAAAGCCGACGCCTCCGCTGGCGGTCTGGGTCTTACGAACCAGCAGATCGGCCTTTACTACGGTACGTTCGGTGCGGGGGCCTTTTTGCTGGGCTCGATGCTGGCAGGGTACTACATCGCCCGGCAGGGCCTGCGGCGCACGCTGTTCTCGCTTTGCTGCGTCTTCAATCTGCCGTTCGCGGTCTATGCACTTCTGGCATGGTTCCAGCCTTCGAGCATGTGGCTTGTCGGCGGCGGCATCGTGGTGGAGTATTTCGGCTACGGCTTCGGGTTCGTGGGCCTCACGCTCTTCATGATGCAGCAGGTTGCCCCCGGCCGTCACCAGATGGCGCACTACGCCTTCGCCTCGGGGATCATGAACCTCTCGGTGATGCTCACGGGCATGGCCTCGGGTTTCCTGAGCGATATGCTGAGCTATAAATTTTTCTTTGTTGCCGTGATGCTGGCCACTGTTCCGGCCTTCGTAATCACGAAGCTGGTTCCATTTACCTATGACGACAAACCAAACGACAAGTAATATGAATGCACTGAAAATTGCGGGCGAGCCTTTGCCCGATATGCCGTGGGAGGAGCGCCCTGCGGGTTCGAAAGAGGTCTTGTGGCGTTACACGCAGAACCCGATCATCGGCCGCGACGCCCTGTCGACCTCGAACAGTATTTTCAATTCGGCCGTCGTGCCGTTCCAAAAAGGCAGGTACAACTACGCCGGCGTTTTCCGCTGCGACGACACGAACCGCCGCATGCGCCTGCACGTCGGCTTCTCGGCCGACGGCCTGAGGTGGGACATCGACGAGGCCGACTTCCGCCTGACGGGCGCCGACCCCGAGATCGGGGAGTGGGTCTACGGCTACGATCCGCGCGTGGCGAAGATCGGCGACAAGTACTACGTGACGTGGTGCAACGGCTACCACGGCCCGACGATCGGCATCGCGTGGACGGATGATTTCGAGACGTTCCACCAGTTGGAGAACGCCTTTATCCCGTTCAACCGCAACGGGGTGCTGTTCCCGCGCAAGATCAGCGGGAAGTTCGCCATGCTCTCGCGTCCGAGCGACAACGGCCATACGGCGTTCGGCGATATTTTCTACTCCGAATCGCCCGATATGGAGTTCTGGGGCCGCCACCGTCACGTGATGTCGCCCGCGGCGTTCGAAGTCTCGGCGTGGCAGTGCATGAAGATCGGCGCGGGTCCCGTTCCGATCGAAACCTCGGAGGGGTGGTTGCTGTTCTACCACGGGGTGCTTCGTTCGTGCAACGGCTACGTCTACGCCTTCGGCTCGGCGCTACTGGATCTGGACGAGCCGTGGAAGGTCACGGCCCGCAGCGGCCCCTACCTGATCTCGCCGCGCGCGCCGTACGAGTGCATGGGCGACGTGCCGAACGTGACGTTCCCGTGCGCCGCGCTGCACGACCCCGCGACGGGGCGCGTGGCGGTCTACTACGGCTGCGCCGACACGGTGACGGGCCTTGCCTTCGGCTATATTCCGGAGATCGTCGAGTTCACGAAGCGTCATAATATCCTGTGACATGTACAGCCATGACAATCGGGTGGTGATCACCCTCGACGCCGGCGGCACGAACCTCGTGTTCGGAGCCATGCAGGCCAATAAATTCATCGTGGAGCCGATCACGCTCCCGTCTCATGCCGAGGATCTCGACAAGTGCCTCGCGGCGATGGTCGAGGGGTTCAGGGCCGTCATCGGATGCCTTTCGGAGAAACCCGTGGCCATTTCGTTCGCATTCCCCGGTCCGGCCGATTACCCCAACGGCGTCATCGGGGGTTATCTTCCCAACTTCCCGTCGTTCCGCGACGGCGTGGCGCTGGGCCCGTTCCTCGAAGCAACGTTCGGCATTCCGGTCTTCATCAACAACGACGGCGACTTGTTCGCCTACGGCGAGGCGCTGGGCGGAGCCCTGCCTCAGGTCAACGCCCGTCTCGAAGCGCTGAACAGCTCCAAACGCTACAAGAACCTCGTGGGTTACACCTTCGGCACGGGCTTCGGCGTGGGCGTCGTGATCGACAATCGCCTCAACCGCGGCGACAACTCGTGCGTCGAGACCTTCTGCCTGCGGCACAAGAAGATGCCGGAGATCATCGTCGAGGACGGAGTCTCCGTTCGTGCCGTGAAGCGCGTCTACGGCGAACTGTCGGGCGATCCGAATCACGGACTGGAACCCAGGGAGATCTGCGAGATCGCCGACGGCAAGCGCCAGGGGAACGTCGGGGCGGCGCGTCAGGCTTTCGCCGAAATGGGCGAGATCGCCGGCGACGCCATGGCCGCGGCCGTGACGCTCATCGACGGTCTGGTCGTCATCGGCGGAGGCATCACGGCGGCCCGCAAATGGATCATGCCGGGCCTGCTGAGAGAGCTCCGCGCGAAGATGCACACCCTCTCGGGCGACGAGCTGAACCGCGTGCAGATGAAAGTCTACGACCTGGACGACGAGGCGGAGTTCCGTGAGTTCGCCAAAGGCCGCTTGCAGCCGCTGAAGGTTTACGGCACCGACCGCTATGTGGCCTACGACCCGCAGAAGCGCATCGGCGTCACGATTTCGAAACTCGGCGCCAGTCAGGCCGTTTCGGTCGGTGCATACGCTTTTGCTTTAAGTCAATTGGACAGTAATGATAATAGACAATGAGGGCTTTTAAATTTACCCCGCTCCTCAAAAGCATGATCTGGGGCGGGAACAGGATCGCATCCTACAAGGGTATTGCCGTCGACCGGTCCGATATCGGCGAGAGCTGGGAATTGTCGGGTGTGAAAGGCGATGAATCGGTCGTCGCTGAGGGGGAATATGCCGGCATGACCCTGCCGGAACTTATCGGGCAGCTCAAAGGGGAGCTGGTCGGCCATGCCGTCTACGAACGGCATGGTACGGAATTTCCGCTGCTGGTGAAATTCATCGACGCCCGTCAGGATCTTTCGATTCAGGTGCACCCCAACGACGTACTGGCTCGGATGCGGCATGGCAAGAACGGCAAGACGGAGATGTGGTATGTCGTGGCGGCGGATCGGGGGGCGCATCTGAAATCGGGTTTCTCGGAACAACTCACTCCTGCGGAGTATGAACGGAAGGTCGCAGACCATACGCTGACCGATGCCTTGTGCGACTATTCCGTCACTGCGGGCGATCTGTTTTTCCTGCCGGCCGGCCGTGTTCATGCTATCTGCGCCGGAACGTTCGTGGCGGAGATACAGCAGACTTCGGACGTCACGTATCGTATCTACGACTACGGCCGTACGGGGGCGGACGGGAAACCGCGCGAACTGCACACCGAGCTGGCGAAGGACGCTATCGACTACACCGTGCTGCCCGACTATCGTTCCCATTATGTCGCGGCGAAAAACAGGGAGGTGCCGTTGGTATCGTGTCCCTATTTCGTAACTTCGCTTTACGATCTCGATCGGGCATTTGTCCGTGATCTTTCGGAGCTCGACTCCTTCCTGATCGTCATGTGTATTGAAGGAAGCGGGGCGCTCTGCGACGATGAAGGGAACGAGATGCCGATCCGTCAGGGAGAGACGCTGCTCGTTCCGGCTTCGGCCCGGCTCCTGCGGCTCCTGCCCGATGAACATCTCAAACTGCTGACCGGTCATTTATGAATAAGCGAAAAAGAATCATCATCGCGGCGCTTCTGTTTACGGCGGGACTTGCCCGAGCCCAGACTCCTGCCGATAAGGTCGATCCTTTCATCGGCACGACCGACTTCGGCACGACCCACCCCGGGGCCCTGTGCCCGAACGGCATGATGGCGGTGGTTCCGTTCAACGTGATGGGTTCGGACACGAACGTCTACGATAAGGACGCCCGCTGGTGGTCGACGCCTTACGAGTACCATAACGAATTCTTCACGGGTTTCGCCCACGGGGCGCTGAGCGGCGTGGGATGTCCCGAGATGGGATCGCTGCTGACGATGGCGACGAGCGGGCCGCTGACGGTGGATTATCGGGAGTACGGCACGGCCTACCGCGACGAGCGGGCCACGCCGGGCTATTATTCGGTGCGCCTCGACAAGTACGGTATTCTTGCCGAGGCTGCGGCCACGGCGCGCACTTCGGCCGAGCGCTACACGTTTCCCGCCGGCAAGGGGCACATCCTGCTGAATCTGGGCGAGGGCCTCACGAACGAGTCGGGGGCGGCGGTGCGCCGCGTGAGCGCCACGGAGATCGAGGGCATGAAACTGCTGGGGACGTTCTGCTACAACCCGCAGAAGGTGTTTCCGGTGTATTTCGTGCTGCGCGTGACGAAAACCCCGTCGTCGTCGGGCTACTGGAAGAAACAGCGCCCGATGACGGGCGTCGAGGCGGAGTGGACGCCCGACAACGGCAGATACAAGCTCTATACGGAGTACGGCCGCGAACTGGCGGGCGACGACGTGGGCTACTGGTTCACGTTCGACGACCTGCGGGCTGGCGAACAGGTCGAGGTGCGCATGGGCATTTCCTATGTGAGCACGGAGAACGCCCGCCGGAACCTCGACGCCGAACAGCCCGCCGGAACATCGTTCGACGCGATCCGCGGGGCGGCCCGCACGCGGTGGAACGACGACCTTTCGCGCATCCGCGTCGAGGATGGCACGGCGGAGCAGCAGACCGTGTTCTATACGGCGCTGTACCATGCGCTGATCCACCCGAATCTCCTGAGCGATGTCAACGGGGAATACCCGCTGATGGAGCATTCGGGAGAGGTGGGGGTTACCGACGGCGAACGCTATACGGTCTTTTCGCTGTGGGACACCTACCGCAACGTGCACCAGCTGCTGACGCTGGTCTATCCCGAGCGGCAACTGGACATGGTGCGCTCGATGATCGGCATGTACGAGGAGTGGGGGTGGATGCCCAAGTGGGAGCTGTACGGCCGCGAGACCTTCACGATGGAAGGCGACCCGGCCATTCCGGTCATCGTCGACATGTGGATGAAGGGGCTGCGCGACTTCGACGTCGCGACGGCCTACGAGGCGTTCCGCAAGTCGGCCACGACGCCCGGAGCGCAGAACCGGCTGCGGCCGGACATCGACCCCTATGTCGAGCGGGGCTACATTCCGCTGGGTTTCTACGCCAAGGACCTCGCGGGCGATACCTCCGTGTCGCACGCGTTGGAGTACTACGTCGCCGACCATGCGCTGTCGCTGCTGGCCGACTCGCTCGGACACGGAGACGACGCGCGTCTGTTCCGCGACCGTTCGCTGGGGTACAGACACTACTACGACAGGGAGTTCGGGACGCTGCGGCCGATCAACGACGACGGGACGTTCCTCGAACCCTTCGACCCGAAGGCGGGCGAGAACTTCACGGCCGCGCCGGGATTCCACGAAGGGTCGGCCTGGAACTACACCTTCTTCGTGCCGCACGACGTGGAGGGGCTGGCGAAGCTCATGGGAGGCCGGCGGAAGTTCGTCGACAAGCTCCAAATGGTCTTCGACGAGGGGCTGTACGACCCGGCGAACGAACCCGACATCGCCTACGCCTATCTATTCAGCCGCTTTCCGGGCGAGGAGTGGCGCACGCAGCGCGAGGTGCGCCGTCTGCTGGACACCTGCTTTACGACCGCCGCGGACGGTATTCCGGGCAACGACGACACGGGTACGATGTCGGCCTGGGCCGTCTTCTCGATGATGGGATTCTATCCGGACTGCCCGGGCGAGCCGTACTATACGCTGACGGCCCCCGTGTTCGACCGCGTGGAGATCGCGACGGAGCGGGGCCCGCTGGTGATCGAGGCCGAGCGGCCGGCGGACGGCGCCGGTTACATCGGCCGCATGACGCTCGGCGGCAGACCGCTCGGCAAGTACCGCCTCTCGCACGACGAGCTGCTCGGGGGCGGACGACTGAAATTCGAATTGAAAAACGATAAATAACGCTTGACTATGAAACGGACATACAGCTTTTTGCCGGCGGCGGCCCTGCTTCTCGCGGCGGCCTGCTCGCCTTCGCAGCCCGCTGCGGAGAGCGATTTCACCCGCTTCGTGGACCCGAAGATCGGCACGGGCGGCCACGGCCACGTCTTCGTCGGGGCGAACGTGCCGTTCGGCTTGGTGCAGGTCGGCCCCACGAGCATTCCGCAGGAATGGGACTGGGTTTCGGG
Coding sequences within it:
- a CDS encoding MFS transporter, whose amino-acid sequence is MKTIPRSPLHWVTSLYFAMGLPFVVLNMVSAVLFKDLGVTDARIAFWTSLIMWPWTIKFLWSPFLEFYRTKKFWVVATQFLSGVLFGLAALSLHLPSFFAVTVALFAAVAFSGATHDIAADGVYMAELSTEDQAKYIGWQGAFYNLAKLVATGGLVWLAGWLYESFSAEGTATFGAYVRSWTAVLVILCAALVALGAYHLRALPSGGGAAERRSLREGLSGLKEVIAAFFTKRHIWYYIAFIILYRLGEGFVMKIVPLFLKADASAGGLGLTNQQIGLYYGTFGAGAFLLGSMLAGYYIARQGLRRTLFSLCCVFNLPFAVYALLAWFQPSSMWLVGGGIVVEYFGYGFGFVGLTLFMMQQVAPGRHQMAHYAFASGIMNLSVMLTGMASGFLSDMLSYKFFFVAVMLATVPAFVITKLVPFTYDDKPNDK
- a CDS encoding glycoside hydrolase family 130 protein, which translates into the protein MNALKIAGEPLPDMPWEERPAGSKEVLWRYTQNPIIGRDALSTSNSIFNSAVVPFQKGRYNYAGVFRCDDTNRRMRLHVGFSADGLRWDIDEADFRLTGADPEIGEWVYGYDPRVAKIGDKYYVTWCNGYHGPTIGIAWTDDFETFHQLENAFIPFNRNGVLFPRKISGKFAMLSRPSDNGHTAFGDIFYSESPDMEFWGRHRHVMSPAAFEVSAWQCMKIGAGPVPIETSEGWLLFYHGVLRSCNGYVYAFGSALLDLDEPWKVTARSGPYLISPRAPYECMGDVPNVTFPCAALHDPATGRVAVYYGCADTVTGLAFGYIPEIVEFTKRHNIL
- a CDS encoding ROK family protein, whose product is MYSHDNRVVITLDAGGTNLVFGAMQANKFIVEPITLPSHAEDLDKCLAAMVEGFRAVIGCLSEKPVAISFAFPGPADYPNGVIGGYLPNFPSFRDGVALGPFLEATFGIPVFINNDGDLFAYGEALGGALPQVNARLEALNSSKRYKNLVGYTFGTGFGVGVVIDNRLNRGDNSCVETFCLRHKKMPEIIVEDGVSVRAVKRVYGELSGDPNHGLEPREICEIADGKRQGNVGAARQAFAEMGEIAGDAMAAAVTLIDGLVVIGGGITAARKWIMPGLLRELRAKMHTLSGDELNRVQMKVYDLDDEAEFREFAKGRLQPLKVYGTDRYVAYDPQKRIGVTISKLGASQAVSVGAYAFALSQLDSNDNRQ
- a CDS encoding type I phosphomannose isomerase catalytic subunit, with protein sequence MRAFKFTPLLKSMIWGGNRIASYKGIAVDRSDIGESWELSGVKGDESVVAEGEYAGMTLPELIGQLKGELVGHAVYERHGTEFPLLVKFIDARQDLSIQVHPNDVLARMRHGKNGKTEMWYVVAADRGAHLKSGFSEQLTPAEYERKVADHTLTDALCDYSVTAGDLFFLPAGRVHAICAGTFVAEIQQTSDVTYRIYDYGRTGADGKPRELHTELAKDAIDYTVLPDYRSHYVAAKNREVPLVSCPYFVTSLYDLDRAFVRDLSELDSFLIVMCIEGSGALCDDEGNEMPIRQGETLLVPASARLLRLLPDEHLKLLTGHL
- a CDS encoding GH92 family glycosyl hydrolase; this encodes MNKRKRIIIAALLFTAGLARAQTPADKVDPFIGTTDFGTTHPGALCPNGMMAVVPFNVMGSDTNVYDKDARWWSTPYEYHNEFFTGFAHGALSGVGCPEMGSLLTMATSGPLTVDYREYGTAYRDERATPGYYSVRLDKYGILAEAAATARTSAERYTFPAGKGHILLNLGEGLTNESGAAVRRVSATEIEGMKLLGTFCYNPQKVFPVYFVLRVTKTPSSSGYWKKQRPMTGVEAEWTPDNGRYKLYTEYGRELAGDDVGYWFTFDDLRAGEQVEVRMGISYVSTENARRNLDAEQPAGTSFDAIRGAARTRWNDDLSRIRVEDGTAEQQTVFYTALYHALIHPNLLSDVNGEYPLMEHSGEVGVTDGERYTVFSLWDTYRNVHQLLTLVYPERQLDMVRSMIGMYEEWGWMPKWELYGRETFTMEGDPAIPVIVDMWMKGLRDFDVATAYEAFRKSATTPGAQNRLRPDIDPYVERGYIPLGFYAKDLAGDTSVSHALEYYVADHALSLLADSLGHGDDARLFRDRSLGYRHYYDREFGTLRPINDDGTFLEPFDPKAGENFTAAPGFHEGSAWNYTFFVPHDVEGLAKLMGGRRKFVDKLQMVFDEGLYDPANEPDIAYAYLFSRFPGEEWRTQREVRRLLDTCFTTAADGIPGNDDTGTMSAWAVFSMMGFYPDCPGEPYYTLTAPVFDRVEIATERGPLVIEAERPADGAGYIGRMTLGGRPLGKYRLSHDELLGGGRLKFELKNDK